A DNA window from Flavisolibacter ginsenosidimutans contains the following coding sequences:
- a CDS encoding amidohydrolase family protein: MHYRKIHPDKVFDGHQLLTEQVLIIRDDGVIEAVVPAAEAGEGVECIKGLLTPGFINCHCHLELSHMKGLIPEGTGLVDFVFKVVTQRNAPEEAVLDAVAQAEAAMKAAGIAAVGDICNNTLTLPQKEKGNLHYYNFVEASGWLPAVSEAKFERAKWIYDVFERIQNSSIVPHAPYSVSENLWKAIQPYFQNKVVSIHNQETAFEDEFFLHGTGDFKRMYELMKIDNSHHIPTKKSSLQSYFDKLSDADKIILVHNTFTTQEDIDYVIGSRQSAVGSKPQTFFCLCANANQYIEGAMPPVDLFRKNKCNLVLGTDSLASNWSLSILNEIKTIRKYFPQVSLEEMLRWATVNGAMALNMEDDLGSFEKGKKPGVVLIEEETLNVQEILF, translated from the coding sequence ATGCATTACCGGAAAATCCATCCCGACAAAGTTTTTGATGGCCATCAGCTTTTAACAGAGCAGGTATTAATTATAAGAGATGATGGAGTAATAGAAGCAGTGGTGCCAGCCGCCGAAGCCGGCGAAGGCGTTGAATGTATAAAAGGTTTGCTTACTCCCGGATTCATCAATTGCCACTGCCACCTCGAATTAAGCCACATGAAAGGGTTGATACCGGAAGGCACGGGGCTGGTAGATTTTGTTTTTAAGGTGGTGACGCAACGTAATGCGCCGGAGGAAGCAGTTTTAGATGCCGTTGCGCAAGCAGAAGCTGCCATGAAAGCGGCCGGTATTGCCGCCGTCGGAGACATTTGCAACAACACACTCACCTTGCCGCAAAAAGAAAAGGGCAATCTTCATTATTACAATTTTGTTGAAGCCAGTGGCTGGCTGCCCGCTGTTTCGGAAGCGAAGTTCGAACGGGCGAAGTGGATTTATGATGTGTTCGAGAGAATCCAAAATTCCTCCATCGTGCCCCATGCGCCGTATTCCGTTTCGGAAAATTTGTGGAAGGCAATTCAACCCTATTTTCAAAACAAAGTTGTTTCCATTCACAACCAGGAAACCGCTTTTGAAGACGAATTTTTTCTGCACGGCACCGGTGATTTTAAACGCATGTACGAACTGATGAAGATTGACAACTCGCATCATATTCCAACGAAAAAGAGCAGCCTTCAATCGTATTTTGACAAGCTAAGTGATGCGGATAAAATCATTCTTGTGCACAATACGTTTACCACTCAAGAAGACATTGATTATGTAATCGGCAGCCGGCAGTCGGCAGTCGGCAGTAAGCCACAAACTTTTTTCTGTCTTTGCGCCAACGCCAATCAATATATTGAAGGCGCAATGCCGCCGGTTGACTTGTTCAGAAAAAACAAGTGCAATCTTGTTTTGGGCACTGATAGTTTAGCAAGCAATTGGAGCTTAAGTATTCTTAATGAAATCAAAACCATCCGCAAATATTTTCCGCAGGTTTCGCTGGAAGAAATGCTTCGTTGGGCAACCGTCAACGGCGCAATGGCTTTGAATATGGAAGATGATCTGGGCTCTTTCGAAAAAGGCAAGAAGCCGGGTGTTGTGTTGATTGAGGAAGAAACTCTAAACGTTCAGGAAATTTTATTCTGA
- the recO gene encoding DNA repair protein RecO gives MIAKTKGIVLRSVKYGETSLVVTMFTELFGLQSYLVNGVRTATKKGTPKASLFQPAAILELVAYHSDFNNLQRLREYKWDFLYQHILSDVHKNAVALFMMELLGKCLKQPEPNPDLFYFVEDALKHLDEANAAVTGNFPLFFALHLAVFFGFRINDEFSEEKHYLDLQEGRFAEDQPLHQYYLIDREAAAVSDILKILQPHELEQVYLNQDTRRRIVHGLEQYYAFNVPEFGTLRTLPVLREIMN, from the coding sequence ATGATTGCAAAAACAAAAGGCATTGTGCTTCGTTCGGTAAAATACGGCGAAACCTCGTTGGTGGTGACGATGTTTACCGAACTATTCGGCTTACAATCTTACCTGGTGAACGGCGTGCGAACGGCCACCAAAAAAGGCACGCCAAAAGCCTCGCTTTTTCAGCCTGCGGCCATTTTGGAACTGGTGGCTTATCACAGCGATTTCAACAACCTGCAGCGCCTTCGCGAATACAAATGGGATTTTCTTTATCAGCATATTTTGTCCGATGTGCACAAAAACGCCGTGGCACTTTTTATGATGGAGCTTTTGGGCAAATGCCTCAAACAACCCGAGCCCAATCCTGACCTTTTTTATTTTGTAGAAGACGCGTTAAAGCATTTAGACGAAGCCAATGCGGCCGTTACCGGTAATTTTCCGTTGTTCTTTGCGCTGCACCTTGCGGTATTTTTTGGCTTCCGCATCAACGATGAATTTTCCGAAGAAAAACATTACCTCGATTTGCAGGAAGGCCGTTTTGCAGAAGACCAGCCTTTGCATCAATACTACTTAATTGACCGCGAAGCCGCCGCCGTTTCGGACATCTTGAAAATTTTACAGCCGCACGAATTGGAGCAAGTGTATTTAAACCAGGATACGCGCCGGCGAATTGTGCACGGCCTGGAGCAATACTATGCTTTTAACGTACCGGAGTTTGGGACCTTGCGCACGTTGCCCGTGCTGCGGGAGATTATGAATTAA
- the porZ gene encoding type IX secretion system anionic LPS delivery protein PorZ, which translates to MRFLLLLLLFPVFVFSQNTFPAIGLWREHLPYQGTIDITASDKKIYAATPFSFFSVDLATKEIERFSKVSGLSETGVSAMNYDAASKKLFVAYNNSNVDVLDESGIHNVPDIKRSVISGDKNIYSIYPDNTRCYLSTGIGVIVLDAEKYEVKDSWFIGDSGGYVKVNGFAKTAGFFYAATEEGLKRTAISTQNPADFRAWQNLSGVNGLSASSAKAVALFQNKIIVLQNDSLFVENNGNWKPFFANGWHVTSINSSQNSLLLTQRKPTGEAQVVALNESGVVQKILQQPGMISSPKKAVAIGNDYWIADLDGGLLQASGSSFENYKLNSPQNIVQGEMAVRNGVLWATAGAVNSSWNYQYNPSGVFKLEGGYWSAFNLYNYRQLDTLLDFITVAVDPRDNTAWAGSFGGGIVHIDNSTQPKIFKQNSSLGPAIGDPNSYRVSGLAFDKDNNLWVSNFSAAKQLHVLKNDGSWQSFSVPFTLFENAVAQILIDDAGQKWIQSPKGNGLLVFNEGTLANAADDKWKLFRAGAGLGNLPSNEVLCLAKDKSGFIWVGTDNGIGVFQCPQDVFAGGCEAVLPVIQEGGFANYLFKGQEVRSIAVDGADRKWVATASGVWLVAKDGDKVLRNFTEQNSPLLSNDVKKIAIDGSTGEVFIATSKGLISYRGSATEYEETKDNVLVFPNPVPPNFNGLIGIKGLPENAVVKITETNGRLVYQTRSLGGQAVWDGKDYKGRKAASGVYLVIAVDAANNEKVVAKIVVAR; encoded by the coding sequence GTGAGATTCCTGTTGCTTCTTTTGTTGTTTCCCGTTTTTGTTTTTTCGCAAAACACCTTTCCCGCCATCGGCCTCTGGCGGGAGCATCTTCCCTATCAAGGCACCATTGATATAACGGCATCAGACAAAAAAATTTACGCGGCTACGCCTTTTAGTTTTTTCAGCGTTGACCTCGCAACAAAAGAAATCGAACGTTTTAGCAAGGTATCAGGCCTGAGTGAAACCGGCGTAAGCGCAATGAATTATGATGCGGCTTCAAAAAAATTGTTTGTGGCTTACAACAACAGCAACGTTGACGTATTGGATGAAAGCGGCATTCACAACGTTCCCGACATCAAACGCTCTGTTATTAGCGGCGATAAAAACATCTATTCAATTTATCCCGACAACACCCGTTGTTATTTAAGCACGGGCATTGGTGTGATTGTACTTGATGCCGAAAAATACGAAGTGAAAGATTCCTGGTTTATTGGTGATTCAGGTGGTTATGTAAAAGTGAATGGCTTTGCAAAAACGGCAGGTTTTTTCTACGCGGCTACCGAAGAAGGTCTGAAACGAACAGCAATCTCTACGCAGAACCCCGCCGACTTTCGTGCCTGGCAAAATCTATCTGGCGTCAACGGCTTATCGGCTTCATCCGCGAAAGCGGTTGCGTTGTTTCAGAACAAAATTATCGTGCTGCAAAACGACTCCTTGTTTGTTGAGAACAATGGAAACTGGAAGCCGTTTTTTGCAAATGGCTGGCACGTTACTTCTATCAATTCTTCGCAAAACAGTTTGCTGCTCACGCAACGCAAACCGACCGGCGAAGCGCAGGTTGTTGCATTGAACGAAAGCGGCGTGGTTCAAAAAATTCTTCAACAACCCGGCATGATTTCATCGCCCAAAAAAGCAGTTGCAATAGGCAACGATTATTGGATTGCCGACTTGGACGGTGGTCTTTTGCAGGCCAGCGGCAGCAGTTTTGAAAACTATAAATTGAACTCGCCGCAAAACATCGTGCAGGGCGAAATGGCGGTGCGCAACGGCGTGCTTTGGGCCACTGCCGGCGCGGTAAACAGCAGTTGGAATTACCAATACAATCCAAGCGGTGTTTTTAAACTCGAAGGCGGCTATTGGTCTGCTTTTAATCTTTACAATTATCGTCAATTAGACACGCTTCTCGATTTCATTACCGTTGCTGTTGATCCTCGTGACAACACCGCGTGGGCCGGCTCTTTCGGCGGTGGTATAGTTCACATTGACAATTCAACGCAGCCAAAAATTTTTAAACAGAATTCTTCCCTCGGACCGGCCATCGGCGACCCAAATAGTTATCGCGTTTCGGGCCTTGCCTTTGACAAGGACAATAATTTATGGGTGTCGAATTTCAGCGCAGCCAAACAATTGCACGTGTTAAAAAATGACGGTTCGTGGCAGTCGTTCAGTGTTCCGTTTACCTTGTTTGAAAACGCCGTTGCGCAAATTTTGATTGACGATGCCGGACAAAAATGGATACAGTCGCCGAAAGGAAACGGCTTGCTCGTTTTTAACGAAGGAACACTTGCAAATGCGGCTGACGACAAGTGGAAATTGTTCAGGGCCGGCGCGGGTTTAGGCAATCTTCCGTCAAACGAAGTGCTTTGCCTTGCTAAAGATAAAAGCGGTTTCATTTGGGTAGGAACCGACAACGGAATTGGCGTGTTTCAATGCCCGCAGGATGTGTTTGCAGGCGGTTGCGAAGCGGTGTTGCCCGTGATACAAGAAGGAGGTTTTGCGAACTATTTATTCAAGGGACAGGAAGTGCGCAGCATCGCCGTGGACGGCGCCGATAGAAAATGGGTGGCAACGGCAAGCGGCGTCTGGCTTGTTGCAAAAGACGGCGATAAAGTGCTCCGAAATTTCACCGAACAAAACAGTCCGCTGTTGAGCAACGACGTGAAAAAAATTGCAATTGACGGCAGCACCGGCGAAGTATTTATCGCGACTTCAAAAGGATTGATTTCGTATCGCGGCAGCGCAACGGAATACGAAGAAACGAAGGACAATGTGCTTGTATTTCCAAACCCCGTTCCACCCAATTTTAACGGCCTGATTGGCATTAAAGGATTGCCTGAAAACGCGGTGGTAAAAATCACGGAAACAAATGGAAGGCTGGTCTATCAAACACGGTCGCTGGGCGGGCAGGCCGTATGGGACGGCAAGGACTACAAAGGCCGCAAAGCCGCATCCGGCGTGTATCTGGTGATTGCCGTAGATGCCGCGAACAACGAAAAAGTTGTGGCAAAAATCGTCGTGGCAAGATGA
- a CDS encoding efflux RND transporter permease subunit — protein MWKSIALLILRFKYLLFLLLLALTAFFGWQAKDVKLGYEFAKAVPVDNPKYLAYERFKKVFGENGGLMVIGVQTPRFFDSAFFNDYVRLQKSLKKIHGIEGILSVPAAVNLVRADSAEKLQALPVFKDTVLTQAQLDSGKTIFLNLPFYRGLLYDKAAKTWLMAVTTNNALFNTPARKAVIDSVLGLTNAFEAKQKVDLRMSGLPLIRTIMTDKIKNEMRYFLVGSILLSALILLAFFRSFSAMLLSLAVVGIGVIWSVGFLQLMGYKLSILTALIPPLIVVIGIPNCIYFLNKFHTSFRETGDKQTALIEMISKMGVVTLFCNITAAIGFAVFGLTKSAILKEFGVVAGVNVFALFFISLFFIPAVLSLLPAPKAVHMKYLNNPRLQRWLDRLEYWALNHRRTIFIATAVVLAVSVAGMLRLKSLAYVVDDVPKQDKVYRDLKFFEDNFGGVLPLEIVIDAKKQRRIVSLPTFVKMDSLVQYLSSRSYMGKALTLTEGLKFAKQAFFEGDSTFYALPGENDLLALKSYLSQKDDSTASTENVQGKGFAKLVSSFMDKDRQRARISVTMKDVGSEQLPAILDSVQTRAEEIFNRDSVEALSANADTKAEHKNDTLWGKRKYNIELTGGSVTALEGSRFIISGLKESILWAFLLITACMIYLFRSFRILLCSLIPNLIPLVITAGVMGWTGVPLKPSTVLVFSVALGIAIDITIRFLVNYKQQLKGNNGDVKKTVIETIHSTGLSILYTSIVLTAGFVIFCFSAFGGTEALGWLTSLTLVTATVANLVFLPALLLTVFRKKGQ, from the coding sequence ATGTGGAAGTCGATAGCCCTGCTTATTCTCCGGTTCAAATACCTTTTGTTCCTGCTGCTGTTGGCATTAACAGCCTTTTTTGGCTGGCAGGCAAAAGACGTAAAACTGGGCTACGAATTTGCCAAAGCCGTTCCCGTTGACAACCCAAAATACCTGGCTTACGAACGCTTTAAAAAAGTGTTTGGCGAGAACGGTGGCCTGATGGTGATTGGCGTGCAAACGCCCCGCTTTTTTGATTCGGCTTTTTTTAATGATTACGTGCGGCTGCAAAAAAGCCTGAAGAAAATTCACGGCATTGAGGGCATTCTTTCCGTTCCTGCAGCGGTGAACCTGGTGCGGGCCGATAGTGCCGAGAAATTGCAGGCGCTTCCTGTTTTTAAAGACACGGTGCTTACGCAAGCGCAACTTGATAGCGGCAAAACCATTTTTCTGAATCTTCCTTTTTACCGTGGATTGCTTTACGATAAAGCGGCCAAAACCTGGCTCATGGCTGTGACCACCAATAATGCTTTGTTTAACACGCCGGCCCGCAAAGCGGTTATTGACAGCGTACTTGGCCTGACGAATGCTTTTGAAGCAAAACAAAAAGTGGACTTGCGCATGAGCGGCCTGCCGCTTATTCGCACCATCATGACCGACAAGATCAAGAACGAAATGCGCTACTTTCTTGTCGGTTCCATCCTTTTATCGGCGCTGATTTTACTGGCTTTTTTCCGGTCGTTCAGCGCCATGCTTTTATCCTTAGCCGTTGTTGGAATCGGCGTGATCTGGAGCGTGGGTTTTTTGCAGTTAATGGGCTACAAACTTTCCATTCTCACGGCACTCATTCCACCGCTGATTGTTGTCATCGGCATTCCCAATTGCATTTACTTTTTGAACAAATTTCACACAAGCTTTCGCGAAACCGGCGACAAGCAAACGGCCTTGATTGAGATGATCAGCAAGATGGGCGTTGTAACTCTCTTTTGCAACATCACGGCGGCCATCGGCTTTGCGGTGTTTGGTTTAACCAAAAGCGCCATTCTGAAAGAATTCGGCGTCGTGGCCGGCGTTAATGTGTTTGCGTTGTTTTTTATTTCGCTCTTCTTTATTCCCGCGGTTTTAAGCTTGTTACCTGCGCCGAAAGCGGTGCACATGAAGTACCTAAACAATCCTCGTCTGCAACGCTGGCTCGACCGGTTGGAGTATTGGGCACTCAATCACCGGCGCACCATATTTATAGCAACGGCAGTTGTGCTTGCGGTTTCCGTGGCGGGCATGTTGCGGTTGAAAAGTTTGGCCTATGTGGTGGATGATGTGCCAAAGCAAGACAAAGTTTATCGCGACCTGAAATTCTTTGAAGACAATTTTGGCGGCGTGTTGCCGCTTGAGATTGTGATTGACGCAAAGAAGCAAAGGCGCATTGTGAGTTTGCCCACGTTTGTAAAAATGGATTCGCTGGTGCAATACCTTTCGTCGCGGAGCTACATGGGCAAAGCGTTGACGCTAACAGAAGGGCTCAAGTTTGCGAAGCAGGCTTTTTTTGAAGGCGACAGCACGTTTTATGCCTTGCCCGGCGAAAACGATTTGCTGGCGCTGAAATCTTACCTCTCGCAAAAGGACGATAGCACCGCATCAACGGAGAATGTGCAGGGAAAAGGCTTCGCCAAACTCGTGTCATCGTTCATGGACAAAGACCGCCAGCGGGCCCGCATTTCGGTAACGATGAAAGATGTAGGTTCGGAGCAATTGCCCGCTATTTTAGACAGCGTTCAGACCAGGGCTGAAGAAATTTTTAACCGCGACAGCGTCGAAGCACTTTCGGCGAATGCTGATACAAAAGCCGAACACAAAAACGACACGCTTTGGGGTAAACGCAAGTACAATATTGAGCTAACGGGCGGCTCGGTAACGGCTTTGGAAGGTTCGCGTTTCATCATCAGCGGTTTAAAGGAAAGTATTCTGTGGGCTTTCCTTCTCATCACCGCCTGCATGATTTATTTGTTTCGTTCGTTTCGCATTTTGCTTTGTTCATTGATACCGAATTTAATTCCATTAGTGATTACTGCGGGTGTTATGGGCTGGACCGGCGTGCCGCTAAAGCCTTCCACAGTATTGGTTTTTAGCGTGGCGCTGGGCATTGCCATTGACATCACCATTCGTTTTTTGGTGAACTACAAACAGCAACTAAAGGGCAACAACGGCGACGTGAAAAAGACCGTGATCGAAACCATTCATTCCACGGGCCTAAGCATTTTATACACTTCCATAGTTCTCACTGCCGGCTTTGTTATTTTTTGTTTCAGCGCATTTGGCGGCACGGAAGCATTGGGCTGGCTTACATCGTTAACGCTGGTAACGGCTACGGTTGCAAATCTTGTTTTTTTGCCGGCACTGTTGTTAACGGTCTTTCGGAAAAAGGGACAATGA